Proteins from a genomic interval of Paenibacillus sp. FSL R5-0623:
- the loaP gene encoding antiterminator LoaP, with translation MNWYALFVHTGSEEVIRKYLHMYLGTSIRVLIPKRKVPEKKSGIFEACTKKVFPGYVLIQVNMSAEIYHLICSIPHIIKMLGTNASCTPIPDHEMTTLLNLINPEDIIDYSTVYMENTKVVVLDGPLMGNEGIIKKIDKHTRRAKVWLHLTGYDEPKLVDLGVEILYATQEK, from the coding sequence ATGAACTGGTACGCATTGTTTGTACATACAGGAAGCGAAGAAGTCATTAGGAAATACCTACATATGTATCTAGGAACCTCCATCCGAGTTTTAATCCCCAAGAGAAAAGTTCCGGAGAAGAAATCAGGTATTTTTGAAGCCTGTACCAAAAAAGTCTTTCCTGGTTATGTATTAATTCAAGTCAACATGTCCGCCGAAATATACCACTTAATCTGTTCTATTCCTCATATCATTAAAATGCTGGGAACTAATGCAAGCTGCACGCCAATCCCGGATCATGAAATGACCACATTGCTTAACCTCATCAATCCGGAAGATATTATCGATTATTCAACCGTATATATGGAAAATACCAAAGTTGTGGTGCTGGATGGCCCATTGATGGGAAACGAAGGCATCATTAAGAAGATTGACAAGCATACACGCAGAGCAAAGGTGTGGCTTCATCTAACAGGCTACGATGAACCCAAATTAGTTGATTTGGGTGTTGAAATTTTATATGC
- a CDS encoding nuclear transport factor 2 family protein, whose protein sequence is MSQSTITGLEQLLALENIRNTKARYCRYIDTKQWDTLGDVFAPDAVADFSTEGNPIPVLTGRDTIVQVFRDLVDVAVTVHHVHSAEVEFVSENEAKVISPMEDWVTFPEGNENKSFHGFGHYHETFVKIDGQWYIKHTSLKRLRLDLFE, encoded by the coding sequence ATGAGCCAATCAACGATCACAGGACTGGAACAATTACTCGCGCTTGAAAACATTCGGAACACCAAGGCGCGTTATTGCCGCTATATTGATACGAAGCAGTGGGATACCTTGGGTGACGTGTTCGCTCCGGATGCAGTGGCCGATTTCAGCACAGAAGGCAATCCAATTCCGGTATTAACAGGCCGAGATACGATCGTACAAGTCTTCCGTGATCTGGTGGATGTTGCCGTAACCGTACATCATGTTCATAGCGCCGAAGTTGAATTTGTATCCGAGAACGAAGCAAAGGTCATCTCCCCAATGGAAGATTGGGTCACGTTCCCGGAGGGCAATGAGAACAAATCCTTCCACGGATTTGGGCACTACCACGAAACTTTTGTCAAAATCGACGGGCAGTGGTACATCAAACATACAAGTCTGAAACGTCTTCGTTTGGACCTGTTTGAATAG
- a CDS encoding Rrf2 family transcriptional regulator codes for MKYSKATNYALHTMLHLVSTAPEQLVSVHQLAELQKVSPTYLSKILTKLVKAGMIESTSGANGGYRLSRKNPDPSFLEIIHAIEGQASLFECSQNHNAGCLIQQVMVQAEEEMESFLNNKKMSELASQMKGAHSL; via the coding sequence ATGAAATATTCAAAAGCGACAAATTATGCTTTGCATACGATGCTTCATCTTGTAAGTACTGCCCCTGAGCAGCTGGTTAGTGTACACCAACTTGCAGAATTGCAGAAGGTATCACCAACTTATCTGTCCAAAATTTTGACCAAATTGGTTAAGGCGGGCATGATCGAATCGACTTCTGGCGCCAATGGTGGCTATCGGCTTAGTCGTAAAAATCCTGATCCTTCTTTCCTGGAGATCATTCATGCGATTGAAGGTCAGGCGTCCCTGTTCGAATGTTCCCAGAATCATAACGCTGGCTGTTTGATCCAGCAGGTGATGGTTCAGGCGGAAGAAGAGATGGAAAGTTTTTTGAACAATAAAAAAATGTCAGAACTGGCTTCCCAGATGAAGGGTGCACATTCCCTGTAA
- a CDS encoding helix-turn-helix domain-containing protein codes for MMRQSVLLTLQDIPYFCYPESVGHYMDHVQHSVLREAGALNNFNIHYVASGKGYVEVDGVVHELRAGQAVLYFPQQRQHYYSSEDDPWDVRWLHFYGERLHDYMIERGLHRNLLWTLRQRSSWEDAHLALLTEAEQNTMLRPAQLSTLTYAVLAEFVQHAVPLKSTRTTSKAESRVLALLPQMQQEACQPFLLQDWADLAGVSSYYFCKMFKSAVEMTPMEFITRSRLQMAKQWLLERPTANIGQIAEEAGYPNASYFNRQFMAHEGMTPTDYRGLYHN; via the coding sequence ATGATGAGACAATCCGTATTGCTTACCCTACAGGATATTCCATATTTTTGTTATCCCGAGTCCGTTGGACATTATATGGACCACGTCCAGCATTCCGTGTTGCGTGAGGCTGGCGCACTGAACAACTTTAATATTCACTACGTTGCTTCGGGCAAGGGATATGTTGAAGTGGACGGGGTGGTGCATGAGCTTCGTGCAGGTCAGGCGGTTCTCTATTTCCCGCAGCAACGGCAGCATTATTATAGTAGTGAAGATGATCCATGGGATGTACGATGGCTTCATTTTTACGGTGAACGTCTGCATGATTATATGATCGAGCGGGGGTTACATCGCAATCTATTGTGGACACTGCGGCAACGCAGCTCTTGGGAAGATGCTCATCTGGCCTTGCTCACTGAGGCGGAACAGAACACGATGCTGCGTCCGGCTCAGCTATCCACACTGACTTATGCCGTACTCGCCGAGTTCGTGCAACATGCGGTACCTTTAAAGAGCACACGTACCACAAGTAAGGCGGAGAGTCGGGTTCTTGCACTTCTTCCACAGATGCAGCAGGAGGCCTGCCAACCTTTCCTGTTACAGGACTGGGCGGATCTAGCAGGTGTGAGTTCGTATTACTTTTGCAAAATGTTCAAGAGTGCTGTGGAGATGACACCCATGGAGTTTATCACTCGTTCACGACTACAGATGGCGAAGCAATGGTTACTCGAACGGCCTACGGCCAACATTGGACAAATCGCGGAGGAAGCGGGGTATCCCAATGCCAGTTATTTTAACCGCCAGTTCATGGCCCATGAGGGGATGACACCTACGGATTACCGCGGATTGTATCACAATTAA
- a CDS encoding Gfo/Idh/MocA family oxidoreductase produces MNSVQKLRWGILGSASIAVESVIPGLQQSELNEVTAIASRDEDKAKQTADQLGIDKAYGSYEALLADDSIDAVYIPLPNHLHREWTIRAAEAGKHILCEKPLALTEQEAQEMVQACADAGVQLAEAFMYRHHPRYEQIRDIIASGEIGEIRGMHSTFSFNNSNASGNVRFRKEWGGGALYDIGCYSISVARLLLGQEPSAVTVIGMFSPQHDQVDMMASGLLEFDNHVGVTFDSSMWAAFRNTLEVLGSDGIIEVPSAFISGQDRSSNFYVTAGGERREIEVPQVNHYSLQGDDMARAVLQSKDLRFAPSDAVANMKVLEACLRSAEERTRITL; encoded by the coding sequence ATGAATTCAGTTCAAAAATTGCGTTGGGGCATTCTTGGTAGCGCTAGTATTGCTGTGGAATCTGTCATTCCAGGCTTGCAGCAATCCGAGTTGAATGAAGTAACCGCGATCGCCAGTCGGGACGAAGATAAAGCCAAGCAGACGGCTGATCAACTTGGGATCGACAAGGCTTATGGCAGTTATGAAGCTTTGCTCGCGGATGATTCCATTGATGCGGTATATATCCCACTGCCGAATCATCTGCATCGGGAATGGACGATCCGTGCTGCTGAAGCAGGCAAACATATTTTGTGCGAAAAACCACTGGCTCTGACAGAGCAGGAAGCTCAGGAGATGGTTCAAGCTTGTGCAGATGCAGGTGTGCAGCTGGCTGAAGCATTCATGTACCGCCATCATCCACGATATGAGCAGATCCGGGATATCATCGCCAGCGGTGAGATCGGTGAGATCCGTGGTATGCACAGCACATTTTCATTTAATAACTCCAATGCATCCGGCAATGTCCGCTTTCGGAAGGAGTGGGGTGGAGGTGCACTGTATGATATCGGATGTTATTCCATCAGCGTAGCACGTCTGTTGCTTGGTCAAGAACCAAGCGCAGTTACCGTTATTGGCATGTTCTCTCCACAGCATGATCAAGTCGATATGATGGCTTCCGGACTGCTGGAATTCGATAATCACGTTGGCGTGACGTTTGACAGCAGCATGTGGGCAGCCTTCCGCAACACGCTGGAGGTATTGGGATCCGACGGGATTATTGAAGTACCTTCCGCATTTATCAGCGGACAGGACCGCAGTTCCAACTTCTATGTAACGGCTGGTGGTGAACGCAGAGAGATTGAAGTTCCGCAAGTGAACCACTACTCTCTACAGGGAGATGATATGGCACGTGCTGTACTTCAGAGCAAGGATCTGCGCTTCGCCCCTTCCGATGCAGTAGCTAATATGAAAGTACTGGAAGCTTGCCTTCGTTCAGCGGAAGAACGTACACGAATTACACTATAA
- a CDS encoding aldo/keto reductase: MEYIEIAGAGKRVSRLIKGTDYFVHNAYDKAATNMDAFLSIGGNTVDTAHIYCGGQSEEVLGRYMKERGNRDQIVILTKGAHHDQNGPRVNADAIRSDLMESLERLQTDHVEMYALHRDDPNTPVSVILEALNEHIESGKIGAIGASNWTWQRLEEANAYAAANGLKGFTFSSPNLSLAKANEPFWEGCVSADAETLAWHEQSKLPLLSWSSQARGFFTGRFTPEVRDNEDLVRVFYSDGNWERLRRAEQLANSKKTSPIQIALAYVLNQTFPTCALIGAQNQAELLSCDEGSRITLTPAEITWLDLGSDVPAGI, from the coding sequence ATGGAATATATCGAAATTGCTGGTGCAGGTAAACGTGTCTCCAGATTGATTAAAGGAACCGATTATTTCGTGCATAATGCCTATGATAAAGCAGCTACGAACATGGATGCTTTTCTGTCGATTGGCGGTAACACTGTAGATACAGCACATATCTATTGTGGTGGACAGAGTGAAGAAGTCCTTGGTCGTTATATGAAAGAACGCGGTAACCGTGACCAGATCGTCATTCTCACCAAAGGCGCGCATCATGACCAGAATGGGCCACGCGTGAACGCTGATGCCATCCGCAGTGACTTGATGGAAAGTCTGGAGCGTCTTCAGACAGATCACGTAGAGATGTATGCCTTGCACCGGGATGATCCCAATACCCCTGTCAGTGTTATTCTTGAAGCACTGAACGAACATATTGAATCCGGTAAAATCGGCGCAATTGGCGCCTCCAACTGGACCTGGCAGCGGCTCGAGGAAGCCAATGCATACGCTGCGGCAAATGGCCTGAAGGGCTTCACATTCAGCAGCCCAAATCTCAGTCTCGCCAAAGCAAACGAACCTTTCTGGGAAGGCTGTGTGTCAGCAGATGCAGAGACACTGGCATGGCATGAGCAATCCAAGTTGCCCTTGCTATCCTGGTCCTCCCAAGCGCGTGGTTTCTTCACTGGAAGATTCACACCTGAAGTTCGGGATAACGAAGATCTGGTGCGTGTATTCTACAGTGACGGCAACTGGGAACGGTTGCGCCGTGCTGAACAATTGGCGAATTCGAAGAAAACATCACCCATTCAGATTGCACTCGCTTATGTATTGAATCAGACGTTCCCAACCTGTGCCCTGATCGGTGCCCAAAATCAGGCGGAGCTGCTCTCCTGTGACGAAGGGTCCCGCATCACGCTGACTCCTGCTGAAATAACATGGCTGGATTTGGGCAGTGATGTACCGGCCGGCATCTAA
- a CDS encoding Gfo/Idh/MocA family oxidoreductase, which yields MSKIKVAVFGCGAIAERRHIPEYAANENVELVAFADPIVERAEKMAETYGGKAYSSYEELLANETVDAVSVCTPNYLHAPMAIAAANAGKHVLVEKPMAVSTEEGEQMIEAAKKNGVYLMVGHNQRLMPPHVKAKEILDSGKLGKVLNFRTSFGHPGPEAWSVDGAESWFFRKEEAIMGAMGDLGVHKSDFIRYLLNDEVSEVAGFISTLHKEGTKVDDNATCLLRMKSGAIGTLVASWTQYRAGDNSTVLWCENGVMKIGTVEGDEVIVELTNGTVETYKVGAMATNEKQVPSGVIDAFVESIVTQTPPAISGEEGLRSLQVILAAFESEKTGQIIKL from the coding sequence ATGAGTAAAATTAAAGTTGCTGTATTCGGCTGTGGAGCCATTGCCGAGCGCAGACATATTCCAGAGTACGCTGCCAATGAGAACGTAGAACTTGTCGCTTTTGCCGACCCGATTGTGGAGCGTGCGGAGAAGATGGCCGAGACTTACGGCGGTAAAGCGTATTCCAGTTACGAAGAATTGCTTGCAAACGAAACGGTGGATGCCGTTAGTGTGTGTACACCAAACTATCTGCATGCGCCAATGGCGATTGCTGCTGCAAATGCGGGCAAGCATGTATTGGTTGAGAAACCAATGGCAGTATCCACTGAGGAAGGCGAGCAAATGATCGAAGCTGCCAAGAAAAATGGCGTGTACTTGATGGTTGGACACAACCAGCGTTTGATGCCTCCTCACGTAAAAGCAAAAGAAATTCTCGACTCCGGCAAACTCGGTAAAGTCCTGAATTTCCGTACATCGTTTGGTCACCCGGGTCCGGAAGCATGGAGTGTGGACGGAGCTGAAAGCTGGTTCTTCCGTAAAGAAGAAGCGATTATGGGCGCGATGGGCGACCTGGGCGTACACAAATCAGACTTCATCCGTTATTTGCTGAATGATGAAGTATCTGAAGTGGCTGGTTTCATCAGCACGCTGCACAAGGAAGGCACTAAAGTTGACGATAACGCAACTTGTTTGCTGCGTATGAAGAGCGGAGCGATCGGAACGCTCGTAGCAAGCTGGACACAATACAGAGCTGGAGACAACAGTACAGTGCTGTGGTGCGAGAATGGTGTTATGAAGATCGGAACAGTGGAAGGCGATGAAGTTATCGTTGAACTGACCAATGGTACAGTTGAGACGTACAAAGTTGGTGCCATGGCTACCAATGAGAAACAAGTGCCGAGTGGTGTGATTGACGCATTTGTAGAGTCGATTGTAACCCAAACACCTCCAGCGATTTCCGGGGAAGAGGGCTTACGTTCCCTGCAAGTGATCCTGGCAGCATTCGAATCCGAGAAAACAGGTCAGATCATTAAGCTGTAA
- a CDS encoding sugar phosphate isomerase/epimerase: MKKLNIGLQLFTLRDETAADFRGTLRKVAALGYEGVEFAGYGDIPAEEMKALLDELGLKGFSSHVSLHAMREDLQKQIDYLKTIGAQYIICPYLMPEDRPENAEGWTKLFAELQQYGAEAAKQGLIFGYHNHDFEFHGQVGDANAFDAMFAQTSPEAVKVEMDVCWVQFAGQNPIEYINKYAGRLPLLHLKDFSKDEQGQMKTLELGQGSVDLPAVIEGATNAGVKWLIVEQDVCQNPPLESVSNSYNWLKENYLNQF; encoded by the coding sequence ATGAAAAAACTTAATATTGGTTTGCAATTGTTTACACTCCGTGATGAAACTGCAGCAGATTTTCGTGGTACGTTGCGTAAGGTAGCGGCCCTTGGATATGAAGGTGTGGAGTTTGCCGGATATGGCGATATTCCAGCTGAGGAAATGAAAGCGCTACTAGATGAACTTGGACTGAAAGGATTCAGCAGCCACGTTTCATTACATGCGATGCGCGAAGACTTGCAGAAACAAATCGATTACTTGAAAACAATTGGTGCACAATATATCATTTGCCCTTACCTGATGCCAGAAGATCGTCCTGAGAATGCAGAAGGTTGGACCAAGCTATTCGCTGAGTTACAACAATATGGAGCTGAAGCAGCGAAACAAGGATTGATCTTCGGATACCATAACCATGACTTTGAATTCCACGGTCAGGTTGGCGATGCCAATGCCTTTGATGCCATGTTTGCTCAAACATCACCGGAAGCGGTAAAAGTGGAAATGGACGTATGTTGGGTACAATTTGCGGGACAAAATCCGATCGAGTATATTAATAAATATGCGGGTCGCTTGCCGCTGCTTCATCTGAAGGACTTCAGCAAAGACGAACAGGGCCAGATGAAAACACTGGAATTGGGACAAGGTTCGGTTGACCTGCCAGCTGTTATTGAAGGCGCTACGAATGCAGGTGTGAAATGGCTGATCGTGGAACAAGACGTATGTCAGAACCCTCCGCTTGAGAGCGTATCCAACAGCTACAACTGGTTGAAAGAAAACTACCTGAATCAATTCTAA
- a CDS encoding AraC family transcriptional regulator → MDTLETSVLICDYSYHYKAFTHNMKGELQTYLFRLQTEGSCKVYVQDEEFRMTSGDLLLLKPGDDYHLVVDEPHKEGRLSSGDYYLFCEGSWIENWWKRQHRSTVSRIGLDDKLISLWRNMLLEKRRGPLEENAELKDALLRGLCLYIDRAIKENIQTDRAVSSALKLKRFIEEHATVTFKLEEAARYAGLSLSRAVRLFKEHYNQTMIQYAIEIRLNAALERMKYSEMTLEHIAESCGFASYSYFHRVFRAHFGVSPAEYLKSKQHEPIDDLEHV, encoded by the coding sequence TTGGATACGTTAGAGACATCTGTACTGATCTGTGACTACTCATACCACTATAAGGCGTTCACTCATAATATGAAGGGCGAGCTGCAAACCTATCTGTTCCGCCTGCAGACCGAAGGCTCATGCAAAGTATATGTACAGGATGAGGAATTCAGGATGACGAGCGGGGACTTGCTGCTCTTAAAGCCTGGTGACGACTATCATCTCGTTGTAGATGAACCACATAAGGAAGGACGTTTGTCCAGCGGAGATTATTATCTGTTCTGCGAGGGCAGCTGGATCGAGAACTGGTGGAAACGGCAGCATCGATCCACCGTGAGCCGAATTGGACTTGATGACAAGCTCATCAGCCTGTGGAGAAATATGTTACTTGAGAAACGTCGCGGACCTCTTGAGGAGAATGCGGAGCTAAAGGATGCGTTACTGCGCGGGTTATGTCTGTATATTGACCGGGCAATTAAAGAGAATATTCAGACTGATCGGGCAGTGTCCTCTGCGCTGAAGTTAAAACGTTTTATTGAGGAGCATGCCACGGTTACGTTCAAGCTTGAGGAAGCGGCTCGTTATGCGGGGCTCAGTCTGTCACGTGCAGTCCGTTTATTCAAGGAGCACTACAATCAGACCATGATTCAATATGCGATTGAGATCCGTCTGAATGCAGCGCTGGAACGAATGAAATACAGTGAAATGACACTGGAGCATATTGCGGAATCCTGCGGTTTTGCAAGCTACTCCTATTTCCACCGGGTATTCCGGGCGCACTTCGGTGTGTCTCCGGCAGAGTATCTCAAATCCAAGCAGCATGAGCCTATCGATGATCTGGAGCATGTATGA
- a CDS encoding response regulator transcription factor: MLTHQRKVLIIEDESDISRILRDYLTKNQYEAAVAATGQDGLQIMDLIQPDYIILDIMLPDMDGIEVCREIRRRNNIPILILSARGSDTDKVLGLGFGADDYMTKPFSLSELLARINAHFRRYDSMTSVGDRTDLLHLGNLVIDKKAYKVTLNGSEVSLSAKEFELLHYLASNKNQVFSKAQLLDAIWGYATYGDENTVTVYIRRLREKIEADASHPTVLKTVWGVGYKFNYE; encoded by the coding sequence ATGCTAACCCACCAGCGCAAAGTCCTCATCATCGAGGATGAATCCGATATTTCGCGCATTCTGCGAGATTATTTAACTAAAAATCAATATGAAGCCGCCGTGGCAGCCACTGGACAAGACGGGCTTCAGATCATGGATCTTATTCAACCAGACTACATCATTCTGGATATTATGCTTCCGGACATGGACGGGATCGAGGTCTGTCGAGAGATCAGAAGGCGCAACAATATCCCCATCCTCATTCTAAGTGCCAGAGGCAGTGATACCGATAAGGTACTTGGTCTTGGCTTTGGAGCAGACGACTATATGACCAAGCCCTTCTCGCTGAGCGAACTGTTAGCACGGATTAATGCCCACTTCAGGCGTTATGACAGCATGACATCCGTTGGAGACAGAACAGATCTGCTGCATCTTGGAAACCTGGTGATTGATAAAAAAGCCTATAAAGTTACATTAAACGGATCGGAAGTTTCTCTGTCTGCCAAGGAATTCGAATTGCTTCATTACTTGGCAAGCAACAAGAATCAGGTATTCTCCAAAGCCCAGTTGCTCGACGCCATCTGGGGATATGCAACCTACGGCGATGAAAATACCGTAACCGTGTACATTCGCAGACTGCGTGAAAAAATCGAGGCAGATGCCTCGCATCCGACCGTTCTGAAGACGGTATGGGGTGTCGGTTACAAATTCAATTACGAATAA
- a CDS encoding ATP-binding protein, which yields MSLNSWSKRWLLTTLGLLIIIVLSILALSMMLLQDQNSGESNLSLNQVRLKINPILLALEQNHQYLNEQNIREDIRSTARETGVLLTYLNLDGKVILSSDPTSEGTQVNLRTALHYDLHHATQAADGNDTLDIAFPVMDGPMGSQIGNAIFTIPQTMVTVQQPMTFPVILISALMLLSLVLSLFLFWMKRKLDRHLLSPIHQLKQHAESMLKGNYEEKIQYNRNDELLEVYAMFDLMRTEIKHMSEQRIQQEQAQKELITNISHDIKTPITTIKAYIEAIEEGLCNDQETLMEYMGVMRTHTDKTARLVEDLLVHALQELGQISVEIREMYSGPILETMLKPIEHVVLTKGLIYKGPNYIPNVLIAIDPTRIEQVISNLAANALKHTAPGDMIRIDMELESGHLKVTIADSGQGIRVQDMPFVFQRYFRGQASHAEQRVQEGTGLGLSICQSIIEAHGGHISFTSKEGQGTTFRFYLPIC from the coding sequence ATGTCATTGAACAGCTGGTCCAAACGCTGGTTGTTAACAACACTTGGGCTTCTCATTATTATCGTTTTAAGTATCCTTGCACTGTCGATGATGCTGTTACAAGATCAAAATTCAGGCGAATCCAATCTGTCTCTGAATCAGGTTCGACTCAAGATCAATCCGATCTTACTCGCTTTGGAGCAAAATCATCAGTATCTTAATGAACAAAATATTCGTGAAGACATACGTTCCACCGCCAGAGAGACCGGGGTTCTGCTTACCTATCTAAACTTGGATGGAAAAGTCATTCTGTCCTCCGACCCCACCTCTGAAGGAACGCAAGTTAATCTGCGTACAGCTCTTCATTATGATCTGCATCATGCCACGCAGGCCGCTGACGGTAACGATACGCTTGATATTGCGTTTCCCGTGATGGACGGACCGATGGGAAGTCAGATCGGCAATGCCATCTTTACCATCCCCCAAACGATGGTTACGGTTCAGCAACCGATGACTTTTCCGGTTATATTGATTAGCGCACTCATGCTCCTGTCACTGGTTCTGAGCTTATTTCTATTCTGGATGAAACGAAAACTGGACAGACACCTGCTCTCTCCCATCCATCAATTGAAGCAACATGCGGAATCCATGCTTAAAGGCAATTATGAAGAAAAAATCCAGTACAACCGGAACGATGAATTGCTCGAAGTATATGCCATGTTTGATCTAATGCGCACGGAGATTAAACATATGAGCGAGCAGCGTATTCAGCAGGAACAAGCACAAAAAGAACTCATCACCAATATATCTCATGATATTAAAACACCAATTACAACAATAAAAGCATACATAGAAGCTATTGAGGAAGGACTATGCAACGATCAGGAGACGCTGATGGAATATATGGGAGTCATGCGGACCCATACAGATAAAACGGCCCGCCTTGTGGAGGATCTACTGGTTCATGCACTTCAGGAATTGGGGCAAATTTCGGTGGAAATCCGTGAAATGTACAGCGGGCCTATACTGGAGACGATGTTGAAACCGATTGAACATGTTGTCCTAACAAAGGGGCTTATCTATAAAGGACCCAATTACATCCCCAATGTGTTAATCGCTATCGACCCCACTCGAATTGAACAGGTGATCTCCAATCTTGCCGCCAATGCCCTCAAGCATACAGCTCCAGGAGACATGATCCGTATAGATATGGAACTGGAATCCGGACACTTGAAAGTGACGATTGCCGATTCGGGTCAGGGAATACGTGTACAGGACATGCCGTTTGTTTTCCAGCGTTACTTCAGAGGCCAGGCGAGCCATGCAGAACAACGTGTTCAGGAAGGTACAGGGTTGGGCCTTTCCATCTGCCAAAGCATTATTGAAGCACATGGAGGCCATATTTCCTTTACTAGTAAAGAAGGGCAAGGTACTACCTTCCGGTTCTATCTGCCGATCTGCTGA
- a CDS encoding ABC transporter ATP-binding protein, producing the protein MSKKVIIRAQNLCKTYNSGSEQYHAIRNVDLDIYEGEFTVIMGNSGSGKSTLLYLLSGLDQITAGEVYFRDQRIDVYSEREMSDFRTRRIGYIYQSINLVPDLSIKENIALPGYIAGNKTKDIQSRAAELMNAMDIDGQRDRLPSQTSGGQQQRAAIARALINSPDIIFADEPTGSLNMEHGTAVLDILTDLNRKGQSVVMVTHDIKAACRADRLIYILDGKIGGILEFNTYDEHQIQDREAIIFALVTGKE; encoded by the coding sequence TTGTCCAAAAAAGTGATTATCCGTGCACAGAATCTGTGCAAAACGTACAACAGCGGAAGTGAACAATATCATGCCATCCGTAATGTTGATCTCGACATCTATGAAGGAGAATTCACGGTCATCATGGGTAACTCTGGCTCTGGCAAATCAACCCTCCTATATCTGCTAAGCGGACTGGACCAGATCACAGCAGGTGAGGTCTATTTTCGCGATCAGCGGATTGACGTTTATAGTGAACGGGAAATGTCCGACTTCCGCACCCGCCGGATTGGTTATATCTATCAGAGCATCAATCTGGTCCCAGACCTTTCCATCAAAGAGAACATTGCTTTACCGGGATATATTGCTGGAAACAAAACGAAGGACATCCAATCCCGCGCTGCTGAGCTGATGAATGCCATGGATATTGATGGACAGCGTGACCGCCTCCCCTCCCAGACATCTGGAGGACAACAGCAGCGAGCTGCCATTGCACGGGCTTTGATCAATTCACCGGATATCATCTTTGCGGATGAACCGACCGGAAGCCTGAACATGGAACACGGCACAGCTGTTCTCGATATCCTTACAGACCTCAACCGGAAAGGACAGTCCGTTGTTATGGTGACGCATGATATCAAAGCCGCCTGTCGGGCAGATCGCCTGATCTACATTTTGGACGGCAAGATTGGCGGAATCCTTGAGTTTAACACCTATGACGAACATCAAATTCAGGATCGTGAAGCGATCATCTTCGCTTTAGTTACGGGGAAGGAATAA